Proteins from one Oncorhynchus masou masou isolate Uvic2021 chromosome 12, UVic_Omas_1.1, whole genome shotgun sequence genomic window:
- the polr1f gene encoding DNA-directed RNA polymerase I subunit RPA43, translating to MANLEQTEDDPKHAKMSTEVSVLTNPTANGPSAANGGDPGAFPSFASACKLVSTPYSCLVMDTHRRHIALSPMYLKKKRTGIQEELNTELLRYSESLKGVPLAYDEVSLLGQHGDIYDDNGYIHLDIQANFVVFQPQRGQKLLGTVNKLGVSHVGCLVHGCFNASVPKPAHVTMETWREAGPRIGAELEFEVCQLDADIVGVLLIRGRLGRTRVQELMAAGESSDPTDPAEQLEVPDAEPALEPNQDWPDATIKPKKKKKKEKHREEVASVPAPGDLVSGTAEDSSTNGHTETRKKKRREKRQNEEDEEKEVGGEGPVEVQGSDSSGYLSDKPNRKRKQGDDITSCLHGDPETPKTKKKKNK from the exons ATGGCGAACTTGGAGCAGACAGAAGACGACCCAAAACACGCAAAAATGTCCACCGAAGTCTCAGTTTTAACCAATCCGACAGCAAACGGACCTTCTGCGGCAAACGGTGGAGACCCAGGCGCGTTCCCGTCGTTCGCTAGCGCATGTAAGTTGGTGTCAACGCCGTACTCGTGTCTGGTCATGGACACGCATAGAAGACATATTGCCCTGTCGCCCATGTACCTGAAGAAGAAACGGACAGGGATCCAAGAGGAACTGAACACCGAACTGCTAAGATACTCAGAAAG TCTGAAAGGTGTGCCTCTGGCCTATGATGAGGTCAGTTTGCTGGGGCAGCATGGAGACATCTACGACGATAACGGATACATTCACCTCGACATACAAGCCAACTTTGTCGTCTTCCAACCCCAGAGAGGACAGAAACTACTG ggTACAGTTAATAAGCTTGGTGTGAGTCACGTGGGCTGTCTGGTCCATGGCTGTTTCAACGCCAGCGTTCCGAAGCCAGCCCACGTCACCATGGAGACCTGGAGGGAGGCAGGACCCAGGATAGGGGCGGAGCTGGAGTTTGAGGTCTGTCAGCTAGACGCAGACATAGTCGGAGTACTGCTGATCAGAGGAAGACTTGGCAGGACACG GGTTCAGGAGCTGATGGCAGCTGGAGAGAGTTCTGATCCTACTGACCCCGCAGAACAGCTAGAGGTACCAGATGCAGAACCTGCTCTAGAACCCAACCAGGACTGGCCCGACGCCACcatcaaacccaagaagaagaagaaaaaggagaaacacagagaggaggTGGCTTCAGTACCAGCCCCTGGAGACCTTGTCAGTGGAACAGCGGAGGACAGCAGCACTAACGGCCACACTGAGacgaggaagaagaagaggagggagaaacgACAGAACGAAGAGGATGAGGAGAAAGAAGTTGGGGGGGAGGGTCCTGTGGAGGTGCAGGGGAGCGACTCCAGTGGTTACCTTAGTGACAAGCCAAACAGGAAGAGGAAACAGGGTGACGATATCACGTCCTGTCTCCATGGAGATCCTGAAACGCCCAAAActaagaagaagaaaaataaatgA